A stretch of the Pangasianodon hypophthalmus isolate fPanHyp1 chromosome 28, fPanHyp1.pri, whole genome shotgun sequence genome encodes the following:
- the LOC117596308 gene encoding protein eyes shut homolog, whose product MNMTTAEKTNVLKLLVLLFSHFIVSSQLICRRPRYHDWHTQPRNITLRLSVMENTCKNVNHCWNGILESAQEYWMDQSYAFPQLCPMEVQLGDKLFAFTDPILEQYGINLINVSKEEFDICFTEQVENQHLFASCMNGSMQVASKWLSPGIHYFTATHKGSSHLCQLGLRFTVLVKEQHCQSSPHFRLCSGKGVCRAKIGQFAYGCQCHKPYFEPYCEALDMCSEGPCLNGAICIGIHSAQPSQASYQCLCPSVFTGINCSEILGQSNCVKRCRSGVCLPVSPKSFRCECFIGYTGK is encoded by the exons atgaacatgacaacAGCGGAAAAGACAAATGTGCTTAAACTGCTCGTCCTTCTATTTAGCCATTTTATTGTCTCAAGCCAGTTAATTTGCCGCAGACCCCGCTATCATGACTGGCACACTCAGCCAAGGAACATCACCCTGAGGTTGTCTGTCATGGAGAACACCTGCAAGAATGTGAATCACTGCTGGAATGGTATTTTGGAAAGTGCGCAAGAGTACTGGATGGATCAATCGTATGCATTTCCTCAGTTATGCCCCATGGAGGTCCAGTTGGGAGATAAACTGTTTGCCTTCACTGACCCAATACTAGAGCAGTATGGAATAAATCTAATTAATGTGTCAAAAGAAGAATTTGACATTTGCTTTACAGAGCAAGTAGAGAACCAACACCTTTTTGCCAGCTGTATGAATGGTAGCATGCAGGTGGCCTCAAAGTGGCTTTCCCCTGGCATTCATTATTTCACCGCCACTCATAAAGGCAGTAGCCATTTATGCCAGCTTGGCCTCCGCTTTACTGTGCTGGTCAAAGAGCAACACTGTCAGAGCTCTCCACATTTCCGCTTGTGCTCAGGAAAAGGTGTTTGTAGGGCGAAAATTGGGCAGTTTGCATATGGCTGTCAGTGCCACAAGCCCTACTTTGAACCATATTGTGAAGCTTTGGACATGTGTTCTGAAGGTCCATGCTTAAATGGTGCAATCTGCATAGGCATTCACTCTGCTCAACCAAGTCAGGCTTCTTACCAGTGCTTGTGCCCATCAGTATTTACAG GTATTAACTGCTCTGAAATACTTGGCCAAAGCAACTGTGTCAAGCGCTGCAGAAGTGGGGTGTGTCTACCAGTGTCGCCAAAATCCTTTCGATGTGAATGCTTCATTGGATACACAGGCAAGTAG